The Abyssisolibacter fermentans genome has a segment encoding these proteins:
- a CDS encoding DUF1292 domain-containing protein, which translates to MINEHEVIHLVLDDGNELECKMLGIFQVEEKEYIALLPNELEDVYIYGYEEKDNEPVLSHIESDEEYEKVSKAFLDLCDGEEEVQ; encoded by the coding sequence ATGATTAATGAGCACGAAGTAATTCATTTGGTATTAGATGATGGAAATGAACTAGAATGTAAAATGTTAGGAATATTTCAGGTGGAAGAAAAAGAGTATATAGCATTGTTACCAAATGAACTTGAAGATGTATATATCTATGGGTATGAAGAGAAAGATAATGAACCTGTATTATCTCATATTGAGTCGGATGAAGAATACGAAAAAGTATCTAAAGCTTTTTTAGATTTATGTGATGGGGAAGAAGAAGTACAATAA
- a CDS encoding YeeE/YedE thiosulfate transporter family protein: MPSNEMAKLIESRKRQVKKKKKQTLYGILVIIFTLIIFFYLLPNNKNNAVCWIIGIGFGIVLRYSRFCFTAAFRDPILIGDTRLIRGVILALIISTVGFAVIQAGYLDSNDFNYNFIPGEVSAVGIHVAIGAFMFGIGMVIAGGCASGVLMRIGEGHMLQIVVLVGFLIGTILGAKDYSFWYEHIIHSAKIIYFSEYLNFKLVVVLQIIVLIILYRFAIYYENRRFKDI, encoded by the coding sequence ATGCCTTCAAATGAGATGGCTAAATTAATTGAAAGCAGAAAAAGACAGGTTAAGAAAAAAAAGAAGCAAACATTGTATGGGATTTTAGTAATTATCTTTACACTAATAATCTTTTTTTATTTATTACCAAATAATAAAAACAATGCTGTATGCTGGATTATTGGTATTGGATTTGGTATAGTTTTAAGATATTCTAGATTTTGTTTTACAGCTGCGTTTAGAGATCCTATATTAATTGGAGATACTAGGCTAATTAGAGGAGTAATATTAGCATTAATAATAAGTACTGTAGGTTTTGCAGTAATACAAGCAGGTTATCTAGACAGTAATGATTTTAATTATAACTTTATTCCTGGTGAGGTTAGTGCTGTAGGAATACATGTGGCTATAGGAGCATTTATGTTTGGGATAGGAATGGTAATAGCAGGTGGTTGTGCATCAGGTGTTTTAATGAGAATCGGTGAAGGACATATGCTTCAAATAGTTGTTTTGGTTGGTTTTTTAATAGGAACTATACTTGGAGCTAAAGATTATTCTTTTTGGTATGAACATATAATACATTCAGCTAAGATTATCTACTTCTCTGAGTATCTTAATTTTAAATTAGTTGTGGTTTTGCAAATAATAGTATTAATAATATTGTATAGATTTGCAATATATTACGAAAATAGACGTTTCAAAGACATATAA
- a CDS encoding sulfurtransferase TusA family protein encodes MAVKEIDCVCEACPVPIIKAINELKSMDKGDILIVHTDHSCVGISMQEWAEKNNHAIEIVEIENGQWEVYIEKEKDK; translated from the coding sequence ATGGCAGTAAAAGAGATAGATTGCGTGTGCGAAGCTTGCCCAGTACCAATAATAAAAGCAATAAATGAACTAAAAAGTATGGATAAAGGTGATATTTTAATTGTGCATACTGATCATAGTTGTGTAGGAATTAGTATGCAGGAATGGGCTGAGAAAAATAATCATGCTATAGAGATTGTTGAAATAGAAAATGGACAGTGGGAAGTTTATATAGAAAAAGAAAAGGATAAATAG
- a CDS encoding YeeE/YedE thiosulfate transporter family protein, with translation MPTWFKKPWPYWIGGILLGLLNVILLAISGISWQITSGFLLWAVGILQWVGLEPFDFAYFSYFNHYYEPIIKSGNVFINQYTLLNLGVIIGSLVATLLTSQFKIRKIKNSKQLIFGLLGGIMMGYGTRLAVGCNIGTLFSGIPSFSLHAWVFALFIIIGAWVGCKILIKYIIPD, from the coding sequence ATGCCGACATGGTTTAAAAAACCTTGGCCTTACTGGATAGGCGGAATATTATTGGGATTATTGAATGTTATTTTATTAGCAATTAGCGGTATAAGCTGGCAAATAACTAGTGGTTTTTTGTTATGGGCTGTTGGAATATTACAATGGGTTGGGCTTGAGCCGTTTGATTTTGCTTATTTTAGTTATTTTAATCATTATTATGAACCTATAATAAAAAGTGGTAACGTATTTATTAATCAATATACTCTTTTAAATCTAGGAGTCATAATTGGCTCTCTTGTTGCAACGTTATTAACATCCCAATTTAAAATAAGAAAAATAAAAAATAGCAAGCAACTGATATTTGGATTATTAGGTGGTATTATGATGGGTTATGGAACAAGGTTAGCAGTTGGATGCAATATTGGAACATTGTTTAGCGGTATACCATCATTTTCATTACACGCTTGGGTGTTTGCACTATTTATAATAATCGGAGCTTGGGTTGGTTGTAAAATATTAATTAAATATATAATCCCAGATTAA